A stretch of the Cryptosporangium minutisporangium genome encodes the following:
- a CDS encoding lipopolysaccharide biosynthesis protein, with the protein MPVDNDGANRSGLVSPPTLACARVTVPEPTERPMPAVRRPANGTFNCLGGGNVSQSSASEDAIDGRDPGREDREPPVQPSLAGAATRGFLWTTLAWGGNRLVVLALTALLARLLVPEDFGLVTAGLTIITFFDAALDLGVGYALVYEQERGINARVRLAAGLNLALSASLCLIGVAASPLIARLFGESDQTALFATLFLYPLFRGASQVNDAVLKRDMLFKKRTVADLTRAGVRVAVSVPLALTGYGAWSIALGIIAGEAACALFMWMLVPIRPDFRLRWSKIKTLVSFGGAVTGVRVLGSFRASVDYLFIGSVLGSAALGYYGMGYRLPELVIANVLWIFTTVAFPVYARARVEGLDKLRTTMLKATRLVALFGLTAGTTLAVLAPLAIPVIFSATWEPAVVPMALISLALACQSLGWASGDVFSALGRPGLLLAVDIPATIIVTIAFGVAAPQGIAAVAAVHIGFEIVYAIIRVTMAVRVTGVAASAMARTLAPGFAVAAAVAAVGLPLRSLLPENSFWSLLALTAACGAVAFVVAGLTARRELLGVLGAVRDRAAPRAVPAA; encoded by the coding sequence GTGCCCGTCGACAACGACGGGGCGAATAGATCGGGGCTGGTTTCGCCGCCCACGTTAGCATGCGCTCGGGTCACGGTTCCGGAGCCGACAGAACGCCCGATGCCCGCCGTTCGGCGGCCCGCGAATGGGACATTCAACTGCCTGGGGGGAGGAAACGTGTCACAGTCCAGCGCTTCCGAGGACGCGATCGACGGACGTGACCCCGGAAGAGAGGACCGTGAACCGCCCGTTCAGCCGAGCTTGGCGGGGGCCGCCACCAGGGGTTTTCTCTGGACGACGCTCGCCTGGGGCGGTAACCGTCTGGTGGTGCTGGCGCTCACCGCGTTACTAGCGCGCCTATTGGTTCCGGAGGATTTCGGCCTCGTAACTGCGGGGTTGACGATCATCACGTTCTTTGACGCCGCTCTCGATCTCGGCGTCGGCTACGCACTCGTGTACGAACAGGAACGGGGAATTAACGCGCGGGTACGGCTCGCCGCCGGACTGAATCTGGCACTCAGTGCATCGCTCTGCCTAATCGGTGTGGCGGCGTCGCCGCTCATTGCCCGGCTATTTGGCGAATCGGACCAGACGGCCTTATTTGCCACGCTCTTTCTCTACCCGCTGTTCCGTGGCGCCAGCCAGGTGAACGACGCGGTCCTGAAACGTGACATGTTGTTCAAGAAGCGCACGGTCGCGGACCTGACCAGGGCCGGTGTACGGGTCGCGGTGTCGGTCCCGCTGGCGCTGACCGGCTACGGCGCGTGGAGCATCGCGCTCGGGATCATCGCCGGCGAGGCGGCGTGCGCACTGTTCATGTGGATGCTGGTGCCGATTCGCCCGGACTTCCGGCTGCGCTGGAGCAAGATCAAGACGCTGGTGTCGTTCGGCGGCGCGGTGACCGGCGTGCGGGTGCTCGGATCGTTCCGCGCGAGCGTCGACTACCTGTTCATCGGCAGCGTGCTCGGCTCCGCCGCGCTCGGCTACTACGGGATGGGCTACCGGCTTCCGGAACTCGTCATCGCGAACGTCCTGTGGATCTTCACCACGGTGGCGTTCCCGGTGTACGCCCGGGCGCGCGTCGAGGGCCTGGACAAGCTGCGAACGACGATGCTGAAGGCCACCCGGCTGGTGGCGTTGTTCGGCCTCACCGCCGGCACGACGCTCGCCGTGCTGGCCCCGCTCGCGATTCCGGTGATCTTCTCGGCGACCTGGGAGCCCGCCGTCGTCCCGATGGCGCTGATCTCGTTGGCGCTGGCCTGCCAGTCGCTGGGTTGGGCGAGCGGCGACGTCTTCTCGGCCCTCGGCCGGCCGGGTTTGCTGCTCGCGGTCGACATCCCAGCGACGATCATCGTCACGATTGCGTTCGGTGTCGCGGCTCCGCAGGGCATCGCCGCGGTCGCCGCCGTGCACATCGGATTCGAGATCGTCTACGCGATCATCCGGGTGACGATGGCAGTCCGCGTCACCGGCGTGGCGGCCAGCGCGATGGCGCGGACGCTCGCCCCCGGGTTCGCGGTCGCAGCCGCGGTCGCCGCGGTCGGTCTGCCGCTGCGCTCGTTGTTACCCGAGAACTCGTTCTGGTCGCTGCTGGCGCTGACCGCCGCGTGCGGTGCGGTGGCGTTCGTCGTGGCCGGGCTGACGGCCCGACGCGAGTTGCTCGGCGTGCTCGGCGCCGTCCGCGATCGTGCGGCGCCACGTGCGGTCCCCGCCGCCTGA
- a CDS encoding glycosyltransferase family 4 protein, giving the protein MVESTQVRRAVYITTTEPEPRSYGKRVVMGGILDHLCDTHGDDNVHLILIAKPDVEVRPTRYHLHVVAKPRSTEQVWSLVSRVVAGPHTSIQEAAVYAPRIAKEIGELLATIDADLEVWDTIRTGQYAAGVPRRRRVLYEDDLFSERYKTMLRELNGPSNRQVNPLGEFHKMLPGPARPLLSRKSVYRPLLRLESRLVGASERNQPAWFDATLLVNDEETNRLRTFTGRTDIHTLLPMLPDVAPLERAPVGARFAFLGGLDYAPNADGLAWFLSNCRDQVLAALPDFELLVIGKGTEVGVPEAARWGEHVKFVGWVDDLGETLAGCSALLSVLRVGSGIKIKVLEALSRSLPVVATPYGVQGTEVSEENGCLVGSTPAELATLLARAADPTTNRTLSAAARETWEKRFAPDVIRRSYDEFFS; this is encoded by the coding sequence ATGGTGGAATCCACCCAGGTCAGGCGAGCGGTGTACATCACCACGACCGAGCCGGAGCCACGCTCGTACGGCAAGCGGGTGGTGATGGGTGGGATCCTCGACCACCTGTGCGACACCCATGGGGACGACAACGTCCACCTGATCTTGATCGCCAAACCCGACGTCGAAGTGCGTCCGACCAGGTACCACCTGCACGTCGTCGCGAAGCCGCGGTCGACGGAGCAGGTCTGGTCGTTGGTCAGCCGGGTTGTCGCGGGGCCGCACACGTCCATCCAGGAGGCCGCGGTGTACGCACCGCGGATCGCCAAGGAGATCGGCGAGTTGCTGGCGACGATCGACGCGGACCTCGAGGTCTGGGACACGATCCGCACCGGCCAGTACGCCGCCGGTGTGCCGCGTCGGCGGCGCGTCCTGTACGAGGACGATCTGTTCTCCGAGCGCTACAAGACGATGCTGCGGGAGCTGAACGGACCCAGCAACAGGCAGGTCAACCCGCTTGGCGAGTTCCACAAGATGCTGCCGGGCCCGGCGCGTCCGCTGCTGAGCCGCAAGTCGGTGTACCGGCCGCTGCTCCGGCTGGAGAGCCGCCTGGTCGGCGCGTCCGAGCGGAACCAGCCGGCCTGGTTCGACGCGACGCTGCTGGTCAACGACGAGGAGACCAACCGCCTGCGCACGTTCACCGGCCGCACCGACATCCACACGCTGCTGCCGATGCTACCCGACGTGGCGCCGCTCGAACGCGCACCGGTGGGGGCGCGGTTCGCGTTCCTCGGCGGGCTGGACTACGCCCCGAACGCCGACGGTCTGGCCTGGTTCCTGAGCAACTGCCGCGACCAGGTACTCGCCGCGCTGCCGGACTTCGAGTTGCTGGTCATCGGCAAGGGCACCGAGGTCGGCGTCCCGGAGGCGGCGCGCTGGGGCGAGCACGTGAAGTTCGTCGGCTGGGTGGACGACCTCGGCGAGACCCTGGCCGGCTGCTCGGCACTGCTGTCGGTGCTCCGAGTGGGCAGCGGTATCAAGATCAAGGTGCTGGAGGCGCTGTCCCGATCGTTGCCGGTCGTCGCGACGCCGTACGGCGTGCAGGGCACCGAGGTCAGCGAGGAGAACGGCTGCCTGGTCGGCTCGACCCCGGCCGAGCTGGCGACGCTGCTGGCCCGGGCCGCCGACCCCACCACCAACCGAACACTGTCCGCGGCTGCCCGCGAGACCTGGGAAAAGCGATTCGCTCCCGACGTCATCCGCCGTAGCTACGACGAGTTCTTCTCCTGA
- a CDS encoding O-antigen ligase family protein, translating to MVSTIAGLVAVGVVAASLVALALLRPTIILVVTVMLDATNLNVVVETNTGVSPFKPMLALVVLALFVLWRQNKLKVGWSPVLTALLVLVAAWFVTMFNSVDPPTSWTLFMDYANGLVYFALVYALLCATGSWKAVLSAVVGGLAVIAALTIVHQVVLDNVGNLYGLSNVPLVEEHGAMTPRHAGTAADVNFWARALVIVVPLALSLWAINRGLTKLFWVGATLALVGGLFLTQSRGGFLAVLPAIVVWFVMAGGKYRRMLAYLPLLLLVAIPVSGVWERLATLTDVSASSNIAAADPSLVTRARLQEAAWRMFLDAPAFGHGMGTYGTLFPQYDRYSDQGDPVTIVVASHNFYLEQAADGGLVLLAAWGILFGAIFFVCWRVSHLARSIGRQTEHLLAIGVASALVGWLAASVFLHLSDFRVLLLLAGVAAALDVRVRWAVGALPEPTEVDPPPRARVIDLRAWTPRVLLPAAGLVLVLGAVLVVRAVPTTWSVELESRASVVAADEDWLTAYQRDLITRGQLVPSFTVVANSADFSSVVARRAGLTQDQADHVRVSLEVSRQGGAITVRASARDKAVAEDVAVAAGQVVAERVKALNTPFVMQQPRRPVAVAGHPGLMPGLGALFAAVLLAGAAAVASPRAREPEPTLEAV from the coding sequence GTGGTCTCCACAATCGCCGGTCTCGTCGCGGTTGGCGTCGTTGCGGCTTCACTTGTCGCGCTCGCCCTGCTCCGACCGACGATCATCCTCGTCGTCACGGTGATGCTCGACGCCACGAATCTCAACGTCGTCGTCGAGACGAACACCGGCGTCAGTCCGTTCAAGCCGATGCTGGCCCTGGTCGTCCTCGCGCTGTTCGTGCTCTGGCGGCAGAACAAGCTGAAGGTCGGCTGGTCACCGGTTCTCACGGCACTGCTCGTCCTGGTCGCGGCCTGGTTCGTCACGATGTTCAACTCGGTCGACCCGCCGACGAGCTGGACGCTGTTCATGGACTACGCGAACGGTTTGGTCTACTTCGCGCTGGTGTACGCGCTGCTCTGCGCCACCGGTTCGTGGAAGGCCGTGCTGTCCGCCGTCGTCGGTGGGCTGGCGGTCATCGCCGCGCTGACGATCGTCCACCAAGTCGTTCTGGACAACGTGGGGAACCTCTACGGCCTGAGCAACGTCCCGCTCGTGGAGGAGCACGGGGCGATGACACCGCGGCACGCGGGGACCGCCGCGGACGTGAACTTCTGGGCCCGCGCCCTGGTGATCGTGGTCCCGCTGGCCTTGAGCCTGTGGGCGATCAACCGCGGGCTGACCAAGCTGTTCTGGGTCGGTGCGACGCTCGCGCTGGTCGGCGGGTTGTTCCTCACCCAGTCGCGGGGTGGATTCCTCGCGGTGCTGCCGGCGATCGTGGTCTGGTTCGTGATGGCCGGTGGGAAGTACCGCCGGATGCTGGCCTACCTGCCGCTCCTGCTGCTCGTCGCGATACCGGTCAGTGGGGTCTGGGAACGGCTGGCCACGCTCACCGACGTGTCGGCGTCGTCGAACATCGCCGCGGCCGACCCGTCACTGGTCACCCGGGCGCGCCTGCAGGAAGCCGCGTGGCGGATGTTCCTCGACGCACCGGCGTTCGGCCACGGCATGGGCACGTACGGGACGCTGTTCCCGCAGTACGACCGGTACTCCGACCAGGGCGACCCGGTCACGATCGTGGTGGCTTCGCACAACTTCTACTTGGAGCAGGCCGCCGATGGCGGCTTGGTGCTGCTGGCGGCGTGGGGGATCCTGTTCGGCGCGATCTTCTTCGTGTGCTGGCGGGTGTCGCACCTCGCCCGCTCGATCGGACGGCAGACAGAGCACCTGCTCGCGATCGGGGTCGCGTCGGCGCTGGTCGGGTGGCTCGCCGCGAGCGTGTTCCTGCACCTGTCGGACTTCCGGGTACTGCTCCTGCTGGCCGGGGTCGCGGCCGCGCTCGACGTGCGGGTCCGATGGGCGGTCGGCGCGCTGCCGGAGCCGACGGAGGTGGATCCGCCGCCTCGGGCCCGGGTGATCGATCTCCGGGCCTGGACGCCACGGGTGCTGCTGCCCGCGGCCGGGCTGGTTCTCGTGCTCGGTGCGGTGCTCGTCGTCCGGGCGGTGCCGACGACGTGGAGCGTGGAGCTGGAGAGCCGGGCGTCGGTGGTCGCGGCCGACGAGGACTGGTTGACGGCCTACCAGCGTGACCTGATCACCCGGGGCCAATTGGTGCCGTCGTTCACGGTCGTGGCCAATTCCGCCGATTTCTCGAGCGTCGTCGCGCGTCGGGCCGGGCTGACCCAGGACCAGGCGGACCACGTGAGGGTGTCGCTGGAGGTGTCGCGCCAGGGTGGCGCGATCACGGTCCGCGCGTCCGCCCGGGACAAGGCGGTAGCCGAGGACGTCGCGGTGGCGGCCGGGCAGGTGGTCGCGGAACGGGTGAAGGCGCTCAACACCCCGTTCGTGATGCAGCAGCCCCGGCGACCGGTCGCGGTGGCGGGCCACCCAGGTCTGATGCCAGGGCTCGGCGCGCTGTTCGCGGCGGTGCTGCTAGCAGGCGCGGCCGCGGTGGCAAGCCCGCGCGCACGCGAACCCGAGCCCACGCTCGAGGCCGTCTGA
- a CDS encoding VOC family protein produces MSVFPIINCREIAPVREFYERVFGGELSYRFPEEGEPVYLTLQIGTGQVAIGRGTEPALYGETPLPATGHAVDLCLYVPDLDAAIEKAGGDGLVTPPADMPWGERVAYLRDPAGTMLLVIQEQG; encoded by the coding sequence ATGAGCGTCTTCCCGATCATCAACTGTCGTGAGATCGCGCCGGTGCGTGAGTTCTACGAACGTGTATTCGGTGGTGAGCTCTCGTACCGCTTCCCGGAGGAGGGCGAGCCGGTCTACCTCACGCTGCAGATCGGCACCGGCCAGGTCGCGATCGGCCGTGGCACCGAGCCAGCGCTCTACGGTGAGACCCCGCTCCCGGCGACCGGCCACGCCGTCGACCTCTGCCTCTACGTCCCCGACCTCGACGCGGCGATCGAGAAAGCCGGTGGGGACGGACTCGTGACCCCGCCGGCTGACATGCCCTGGGGCGAACGTGTCGCCTATCTCCGCGACCCGGCGGGCACGATGCTGTTGGTCATCCAGGAGCAGGGCTGA
- a CDS encoding serine hydrolase domain-containing protein, which yields MGELSTAQVSDVLGAYVESGAVPGAVALVSRRGEVTVDAIGVTEPGGAPMRRDTIFRIGAITMPVVAAVALMFTEEDRLGLDAPVDLWLPELASRRVIRSFTADLDDTEPAQSPITLRHLLTNTWGFGLFFGAGDAPLRRAANELRIMNGPPVPENSDSPDEWLRRLGTLPLVHHPGERWMYSIGADVLGILLGRASGQPLEQVLQERVFDPLGMVDTGFFVPAAELDRVPPAYVSDPRSGELHVYDPGQWGTEWRERPTYPSAAGGLVSTVDDLLAFGQLLLAGGRVGSNRLLARRSVASMTSDQLTPHQKAGAHVFPGFFERHGWGYGLAVTPSGRFGWDGGLGTSLWVEPESETIGILMTQRSGMPLQSDLYRDFWAALG from the coding sequence ATGGGTGAGCTGTCGACCGCGCAGGTTTCGGACGTGCTGGGCGCGTACGTCGAGAGCGGCGCGGTCCCGGGGGCCGTCGCGCTGGTGAGTCGGCGCGGCGAGGTGACCGTCGACGCGATCGGCGTCACCGAGCCCGGCGGCGCACCGATGCGTCGCGACACGATCTTCCGCATCGGGGCGATCACGATGCCGGTCGTCGCCGCGGTCGCGCTGATGTTCACCGAGGAGGATCGCCTCGGCCTCGACGCCCCGGTCGACCTCTGGCTGCCCGAGCTCGCCTCGCGGCGGGTGATCCGGTCGTTCACGGCGGATCTGGACGACACCGAACCGGCGCAGTCCCCGATCACGCTCCGGCACCTCCTGACCAACACGTGGGGGTTCGGCCTGTTCTTCGGTGCGGGCGACGCACCGCTGCGGCGCGCGGCCAACGAGCTCCGGATCATGAACGGGCCGCCGGTACCGGAGAACTCCGACAGCCCGGACGAGTGGCTGCGGCGGCTCGGCACGCTGCCGCTGGTGCACCACCCGGGCGAGAGGTGGATGTACAGCATCGGAGCGGACGTGTTGGGAATCCTGCTCGGCCGGGCGTCCGGACAGCCGCTGGAGCAGGTGTTGCAGGAGCGGGTGTTCGACCCGCTCGGCATGGTCGACACCGGCTTCTTCGTACCCGCGGCCGAGCTCGACCGGGTCCCGCCGGCGTACGTGTCCGACCCGCGGAGCGGGGAGCTGCACGTCTACGACCCGGGGCAGTGGGGCACCGAGTGGCGGGAGCGGCCGACCTACCCGTCCGCGGCCGGCGGGCTCGTCTCGACCGTCGACGACCTGCTGGCGTTCGGGCAGCTCCTGCTGGCCGGCGGCCGGGTCGGGTCGAACCGGTTGCTGGCCAGGCGGTCGGTGGCATCGATGACGTCCGACCAGTTGACACCGCACCAAAAAGCGGGGGCGCACGTCTTCCCCGGCTTCTTCGAGCGGCACGGCTGGGGCTACGGGCTCGCGGTGACGCCGTCCGGTCGGTTCGGCTGGGACGGTGGGCTGGGCACCTCGCTCTGGGTGGAGCCGGAGTCCGAGACGATCGGCATCCTGATGACCCAGCGTTCCGGCATGCCGCTGCAGTCCGACCTCTACCGGGACTTCTGGGCCGCGCTCGGGTGA
- a CDS encoding SpoIIE family protein phosphatase: MSHPDAFRAAPDDHHRLDAVQRTGLGASADAAFDRFAEMVCAVLNVPVALVALVGADRQVFPGACGLGEPWATTRQTPLSHSFCQHVVADAEPLTVVDARADPRVRDNLAVEDLGVVGYVGAPLTDADGATLGSLCAIDHRPRQWTDRELGLLSDLAAACSDSLRLRIVTETARRGHAQARAAERQTGAAFARSQLLLRASQALAATTTLDEVVDTVRNLVTGVLDPEPAYVGISRLEPGGVVSLASTQHLPEGVAARWARYGLEAATPSALAARTGHLVLLSDLDAVAERAPEAVATFEEMGWQSSASVPLPSQRGPIGALTFVWKVPHRPDASEEAVLISLAGYAAMALTRARVLDDRRTAAATLQKALLTPLPAHGDLRLAARYVPAHHENHVGGDWYDAISFDGHRLALVIGDVVGHSIAAAATMSEYRSMLRTLIVDRQEPPSVILRRLDQATGTLGAGGLATVLLAYLDAAPDGGHVLTWSNAGHPPPMTLHAGRTSLLTGTDPLIGAVRGFPRRDHTVHLPAGSVLILYTDGLVESRTQLVDTGLERLGELLTWHAGVEADQLADLLVDTAASAGQDDVAVLVVETPRGFHSGRTPFRRTSGAG; the protein is encoded by the coding sequence GTGAGCCATCCGGACGCGTTCCGAGCCGCGCCGGACGACCACCACCGGTTGGATGCCGTGCAGCGCACCGGGCTGGGCGCCTCGGCCGACGCGGCCTTCGACCGGTTCGCGGAGATGGTGTGCGCCGTGCTGAACGTGCCGGTTGCCCTGGTGGCGCTGGTCGGTGCGGATCGGCAGGTCTTCCCCGGCGCCTGCGGGCTGGGCGAGCCGTGGGCGACGACCCGGCAGACGCCGCTGAGCCACTCGTTCTGCCAACACGTCGTGGCCGACGCCGAGCCGCTGACCGTGGTCGACGCCCGAGCGGATCCCCGGGTGCGCGACAACCTGGCGGTCGAGGACCTGGGGGTGGTCGGTTACGTGGGAGCGCCGCTGACGGACGCCGACGGAGCCACGCTGGGCTCGCTCTGCGCGATCGACCACCGGCCACGGCAGTGGACCGACCGCGAGCTCGGACTCCTGTCCGACCTGGCCGCCGCGTGCTCCGACAGCCTGCGCCTGCGGATCGTGACCGAGACCGCCCGACGAGGCCACGCGCAGGCCCGAGCGGCGGAGCGGCAGACCGGTGCGGCGTTCGCCCGCAGCCAGTTGCTGCTGCGGGCGAGCCAGGCGCTGGCCGCCACGACCACCCTCGACGAGGTGGTCGACACCGTTCGGAACCTCGTGACCGGCGTGCTCGACCCGGAGCCGGCGTACGTGGGGATCTCGCGGCTGGAACCCGGCGGTGTGGTCTCGCTGGCGTCCACGCAGCACCTGCCGGAGGGGGTCGCCGCGCGATGGGCGCGCTACGGCCTCGAAGCGGCCACACCGTCGGCGCTCGCCGCGCGCACGGGGCACCTGGTGCTGCTCTCGGACTTGGATGCGGTCGCCGAACGCGCCCCGGAAGCGGTGGCGACGTTCGAGGAGATGGGTTGGCAGTCGTCGGCGAGTGTGCCGTTGCCGAGCCAGCGCGGCCCGATCGGCGCCCTGACGTTCGTCTGGAAGGTGCCCCACCGGCCGGATGCGTCCGAGGAGGCGGTGCTGATCTCGCTCGCCGGTTACGCAGCGATGGCGCTGACCCGCGCACGGGTGCTCGACGATCGGCGCACCGCGGCGGCGACCCTGCAGAAGGCGTTGCTCACCCCGCTACCGGCCCACGGTGATCTGCGGCTGGCCGCGCGGTACGTCCCGGCGCACCACGAGAATCACGTCGGCGGTGACTGGTACGACGCGATCAGCTTCGACGGTCACCGCTTGGCGCTGGTGATCGGCGATGTCGTCGGGCACAGCATCGCGGCCGCCGCGACGATGAGCGAGTACCGCAGCATGCTGCGCACGCTCATCGTCGATCGGCAGGAGCCGCCGTCGGTGATCTTGCGCCGACTGGATCAGGCCACCGGCACGCTGGGCGCGGGGGGCTTGGCGACCGTGCTGCTCGCCTACCTGGATGCGGCCCCGGACGGTGGCCACGTCCTCACCTGGTCGAACGCCGGCCACCCGCCGCCGATGACGCTGCACGCCGGGCGGACGAGCCTGCTGACCGGTACCGACCCGCTCATCGGCGCGGTCCGCGGATTTCCCCGGCGGGACCACACCGTCCACCTGCCCGCCGGGTCGGTGCTGATCCTCTACACCGACGGCCTGGTCGAGAGCCGCACCCAGCTCGTCGACACCGGTCTGGAGCGACTGGGAGAGCTGCTGACCTGGCACGCCGGGGTCGAGGCCGACCAACTGGCCGATCTGCTCGTCGATACGGCCGCGAGCGCGGGTCAGGACGACGTCGCGGTGTTGGTCGTGGAGACGCCGCGCGGGTTCCACTCGGGACGGACCCCATTTCGTCGGACGTCGGGGGCAGGATAG
- a CDS encoding VOC family protein — MTGVGRLEMVAIDAPDNRKLASFYADLAGWQIFRAEPDWVVTRTPEGKEVAFQLAPDHVPPQWPGQERPQQFHLDLLVDDHQAAAERAVSLGATRLADGATWVTLADPAGHPFDLCQRDGVGPAMELFAVTIDAPDAAGLARFYAALTGAEVTYEGPEGAMISGVDYRDVPASVMFQQVNEYTPPQWPDPAHPQQAHFDVRVDDLEAGEAKVVDLGARRLHQAPEGWFVFADPAGHPFCLTVG; from the coding sequence ATGACCGGAGTAGGACGCTTGGAAATGGTCGCGATCGACGCGCCCGACAACCGGAAGCTCGCGTCGTTCTACGCGGACCTCGCCGGATGGCAGATCTTCCGCGCCGAGCCGGACTGGGTTGTCACCCGCACGCCCGAGGGGAAGGAGGTCGCGTTCCAGCTCGCTCCCGACCATGTCCCGCCGCAGTGGCCCGGGCAGGAGCGTCCGCAGCAGTTCCACCTGGACCTGCTCGTGGACGACCACCAGGCGGCCGCCGAGCGGGCCGTGTCGCTCGGCGCGACCCGGCTCGCGGACGGGGCGACGTGGGTGACGCTCGCCGATCCGGCCGGCCATCCGTTCGACCTCTGCCAGCGGGACGGCGTCGGTCCGGCGATGGAGCTGTTCGCGGTGACGATCGACGCCCCGGACGCCGCGGGTCTGGCCCGGTTCTACGCCGCGCTGACCGGCGCCGAGGTCACCTACGAGGGCCCGGAAGGCGCGATGATCTCCGGCGTCGACTATCGGGACGTACCGGCCAGCGTGATGTTCCAGCAGGTCAACGAGTACACCCCGCCGCAGTGGCCGGATCCGGCACACCCGCAGCAGGCCCACTTCGACGTCCGCGTCGACGACCTCGAGGCCGGGGAGGCCAAGGTGGTCGACCTCGGCGCGCGGCGGCTGCACCAGGCTCCCGAGGGCTGGTTCGTGTTCGCCGACCCGGCCGGTCATCCGTTCTGCCTGACGGTGGGGTGA
- a CDS encoding DinB family protein has protein sequence MSTVGHPEPPIAGTETDTLLGSLDRQRATLAWKCGGLDADGLNATVGASTVTLGGLLKHLALVEDMYFTVRLRGGGYPAVWEPYDGDGWEWRSAAHDSPEQLMTIWEDAVARSRAAVGAALEEGDLGQLTVWRAEDGRQPSLRRVLIDLIEEYARHVGHADLIRESVDGLVGEDPPG, from the coding sequence GTGAGCACGGTGGGACATCCGGAGCCGCCGATCGCCGGCACCGAGACCGACACGCTGCTCGGCTCGCTCGACCGGCAGCGGGCCACGCTCGCGTGGAAGTGCGGTGGTCTCGATGCGGACGGACTGAACGCGACGGTGGGCGCCTCCACGGTCACGCTCGGCGGGTTGCTCAAGCACTTGGCGCTCGTCGAGGACATGTACTTCACGGTGCGGCTGCGGGGCGGCGGGTACCCGGCCGTCTGGGAGCCGTACGACGGCGACGGCTGGGAGTGGCGGTCGGCCGCCCACGACTCGCCCGAGCAGCTGATGACGATCTGGGAGGACGCGGTCGCGCGGTCCCGCGCCGCGGTCGGTGCGGCGTTGGAGGAGGGCGACCTCGGCCAGCTGACCGTGTGGAGGGCCGAGGACGGGCGCCAGCCGAGCCTGCGCCGAGTGTTGATCGACCTGATCGAGGAGTACGCGCGGCACGTCGGCCATGCCGACCTGATTCGCGAGTCCGTCGATGGCCTGGTCGGCGAGGACCCACCCGGATGA
- a CDS encoding MarR family winged helix-turn-helix transcriptional regulator: MSTDDAVRELLLVMPRVIGRIKRLAPPEQLRSAELAPRHLSLLSLLLLDGAQAVSQLAERLEVAPTTVSLIVSDLSRKGVLVRREDDNDRRRRIVDISAEARPAIAEWLQPGAQAWRKALEPLSPREQRLVVDTFLAYEAAVAQGLDQSQ, encoded by the coding sequence GTGTCAACGGACGACGCCGTCCGGGAACTGCTCCTGGTGATGCCTCGGGTGATCGGGCGGATCAAGCGGCTGGCTCCGCCTGAGCAGCTCCGGTCGGCCGAGCTGGCGCCACGGCACCTCTCGCTGCTCTCGTTGCTCCTGCTCGACGGAGCCCAGGCCGTGTCCCAGCTGGCGGAGCGGCTGGAGGTCGCGCCGACCACGGTGAGCCTGATCGTGAGCGACCTGAGCCGAAAAGGCGTGCTGGTGCGGCGGGAAGACGACAACGACCGCCGCCGCCGCATCGTCGACATCTCCGCGGAGGCCCGGCCGGCGATCGCCGAGTGGCTGCAGCCGGGTGCGCAGGCGTGGCGGAAGGCGCTGGAGCCGTTGAGCCCCCGGGAACAGCGGCTCGTCGTCGACACGTTCCTCGCCTACGAGGCCGCCGTCGCCCAGGGTCTCGATCAGAGCCAGTAG
- a CDS encoding cupin domain-containing protein: MSYPPPLYSGDTGEPSATYRHRDALPELTYPNGNTAHYLATHESTGGLFGLYRWEMGPEPSGPGPHFHRSISESFYILSGSVRIYDGRRWIDTQPGDFVHVPIGGVHAFRNESGEPASMLLHFSPGAPREGYFEGLLTLADKSDEEKAEFYLAHDNYWL; the protein is encoded by the coding sequence ATGAGCTATCCGCCGCCGCTCTACTCCGGGGACACCGGCGAACCGAGCGCCACGTACCGACACCGGGACGCGCTGCCCGAGCTGACCTACCCGAACGGCAACACGGCCCACTACCTGGCGACGCACGAGTCGACGGGCGGGCTGTTCGGCCTGTATCGGTGGGAGATGGGGCCGGAGCCCAGCGGTCCGGGGCCGCACTTCCACCGCTCGATCTCGGAGTCGTTCTACATCCTGTCCGGCAGCGTGCGGATCTACGACGGGCGTCGTTGGATCGACACGCAGCCCGGCGACTTCGTCCACGTGCCGATCGGCGGTGTGCACGCGTTCCGCAACGAGTCCGGGGAACCGGCGTCGATGCTGCTGCACTTCTCCCCCGGCGCGCCCCGCGAGGGCTACTTCGAGGGCCTGCTCACGCTGGCGGACAAGAGCGACGAGGAGAAGGCAGAGTTCTACCTGGCGCACGACAACTACTGGCTCTGA